In Streptomyces ambofaciens ATCC 23877, a single genomic region encodes these proteins:
- a CDS encoding MarP family serine protease produces the protein MDLLDILLVPVALAYAASGYRRGLVAGCVSLAGFVGGAVVGVWLLPWVMDLVAPRSTAATVTAVVTVLLPAVAGHELAGRPALRLRRELDAGPLRAADGVGGAVANAAAALIVAWVAASVLAASSSSLLTSAIRDSSVLGAVQRVMPDTTPAWFSGATSALTEAGFPQVFNPFENESTAEVAEPSGDSVTPAATEAARRGTVKVEGVAGTQGREGSGFVYAPEHVMTNAHVVAGMDDPTVRVGGVGPAYEARVVLFDPDKDVAVLYVPDLSAPVLRFDGDAGRGDAAVVAGYPQDGDLDLRAATVANRTRATGQNIHSDANVTREIYSVRSTVRPGNSGGPLLSTDGRVYGVVFARSTSDAGTGYVLTADEVADEARRAAGATAAVDTGEPVTS, from the coding sequence GTGGACCTGCTCGACATCCTGCTGGTGCCGGTGGCACTGGCCTACGCGGCGTCCGGCTACCGCCGCGGGCTGGTGGCCGGCTGCGTCTCGCTGGCCGGCTTCGTGGGCGGCGCGGTGGTCGGCGTGTGGCTCCTGCCGTGGGTGATGGATCTGGTGGCACCGCGGTCCACGGCGGCGACGGTGACCGCCGTGGTCACCGTGCTGCTGCCGGCGGTGGCCGGACACGAGCTGGCCGGACGGCCCGCGCTGCGGCTGCGCCGGGAGCTGGACGCCGGGCCGCTCAGGGCGGCCGACGGGGTCGGCGGGGCGGTGGCCAACGCGGCGGCGGCGCTGATCGTGGCGTGGGTGGCGGCGAGCGTCCTGGCGGCGTCCTCCTCCTCGCTGCTCACCTCGGCGATCCGCGACTCGTCGGTGCTGGGCGCGGTGCAGCGGGTGATGCCGGACACCACTCCGGCATGGTTCTCCGGGGCGACGTCGGCGCTGACCGAGGCGGGGTTCCCCCAGGTCTTCAACCCCTTCGAGAACGAGTCGACCGCCGAGGTCGCCGAGCCCTCCGGCGACAGCGTCACGCCGGCGGCCACCGAGGCGGCCCGGCGCGGCACGGTGAAGGTCGAGGGCGTCGCCGGCACCCAGGGCCGGGAGGGCAGCGGCTTCGTCTACGCGCCGGAGCACGTGATGACCAACGCCCACGTGGTGGCCGGCATGGACGACCCGACCGTGCGGGTCGGCGGGGTGGGGCCGGCGTACGAGGCGCGGGTGGTGCTGTTCGACCCGGACAAGGACGTGGCCGTGCTGTACGTCCCGGACCTGTCGGCGCCCGTCCTGCGGTTCGACGGCGACGCCGGGCGCGGCGACGCGGCGGTGGTCGCGGGCTACCCGCAGGACGGCGACCTCGATCTGCGGGCGGCGACGGTGGCGAACCGGACCCGGGCGACCGGGCAGAACATCCACAGCGACGCCAACGTCACCCGGGAGATCTACTCCGTGCGCTCCACCGTCCGCCCCGGCAACTCCGGCGGGCCGCTGCTGTCCACCGACGGCCGGGTGTACGGGGTGGTCTTCGCCCGCTCCACCTCCGACGCCGGGACCGGTTACGTGCTGACGGCGGACGAGGTGGCCGACGAGGCGCGGCGTGCGGCCGGCGCGACGGCGGCGGTGGACACGGGCGAACCGGTCACGTCGTAG
- a CDS encoding GNAT family N-acetyltransferase, which translates to MPAPHIRQARSDDEWTLRRLDQETWSYQHAVSPPPGPDDPFFRETSGPADHLVAELDGAVVGYVRLGFPTGLASNAHVRQIRGLAVADSARGKGVGRALVGAAVEEARRLGARRLTLRVLGHNTAARKLYESEGFAVEGVQPEEFCLDGTYVDDVLMGLSFTTPGATT; encoded by the coding sequence ATGCCCGCTCCGCACATACGCCAGGCCAGGTCCGACGACGAGTGGACGCTGCGCCGTCTCGACCAGGAGACCTGGTCCTACCAGCACGCCGTCTCGCCCCCGCCGGGACCGGACGACCCGTTCTTCCGGGAGACCTCGGGCCCCGCCGACCACCTGGTCGCCGAACTCGACGGCGCCGTCGTGGGCTACGTTCGCCTCGGTTTCCCCACGGGACTGGCCTCCAACGCCCACGTGCGCCAGATCCGCGGCCTGGCCGTCGCCGACTCGGCCCGCGGCAAGGGCGTCGGCCGTGCCCTGGTCGGCGCGGCCGTCGAGGAGGCCCGGCGCCTGGGCGCCCGGCGCCTCACCCTGCGCGTCCTCGGCCACAACACCGCGGCCCGCAAGCTCTACGAGTCCGAGGGCTTCGCCGTCGAGGGCGTGCAGCCGGAGGAGTTCTGCCTCGACGGCACGTACGTCGACGACGTGCTGATGGGCCTGTCCTTCACCACGCCGGGCGCTACGACGTGA
- a CDS encoding TIGR01777 family oxidoreductase codes for MDGGRRDGQRGDRRRSRVVVAGASGLIGGALARSLTADGHEVVRLVRHAPRAADEVRWDPEGGRVDAAGLAGCDAVVNLAGAGVGDRRWTDAYKTRIRSSRVHGTTALAEAVASLDRPPRVFVNGSAIGYYGETGDRPVDEDAPAGEGFLPSLCVEWEAAAAPARHAGVRTVLVRTGLVVSRQGGAWGRLFPLFRAGLGGRLGDGSQYWSFVALHDEVAAIRHLLDRDDLSGPFNLTAPHPLTNREITAAMGRVLHRPAPFAVPAPVLRAALGEMSGDVLGSARVLPARLLESGFRFAFPEIDGAIRAAL; via the coding sequence ATGGACGGTGGACGCAGGGACGGACAGCGCGGGGACCGGCGGCGCTCCCGTGTCGTGGTGGCCGGCGCGTCCGGCCTCATCGGCGGTGCGCTGGCGCGGTCGCTGACCGCGGACGGGCACGAGGTGGTGCGTCTGGTGCGGCACGCGCCCCGGGCCGCGGACGAGGTCCGGTGGGACCCGGAGGGCGGACGCGTGGACGCGGCCGGGCTCGCCGGGTGCGACGCCGTGGTCAATCTGGCCGGGGCCGGGGTGGGCGACCGCCGCTGGACCGACGCGTACAAGACCCGCATCCGCAGCAGCCGGGTGCACGGCACGACGGCGCTCGCGGAGGCCGTCGCCTCACTGGACCGGCCCCCGCGGGTCTTCGTGAACGGCAGCGCGATCGGCTACTACGGCGAGACCGGTGACCGGCCCGTCGACGAGGACGCGCCCGCGGGAGAGGGCTTCCTGCCGTCCCTGTGCGTCGAGTGGGAGGCCGCCGCGGCTCCCGCCCGGCACGCGGGCGTGCGGACGGTCCTCGTCCGCACGGGGCTGGTCGTGTCCCGGCAGGGCGGCGCCTGGGGGCGGCTCTTCCCGCTGTTCCGGGCCGGACTCGGCGGGCGGCTGGGCGACGGGTCCCAGTACTGGTCCTTCGTGGCGCTGCACGACGAGGTGGCGGCGATCCGGCACCTCCTGGACCGCGACGACCTGTCCGGCCCCTTCAACCTGACCGCCCCGCATCCGCTGACGAACCGTGAGATCACCGCGGCCATGGGGCGCGTGCTGCACCGTCCCGCCCCCTTCGCCGTGCCCGCGCCGGTCCTGCGCGCGGCGCTCGGCGAGATGTCCGGCGACGTCCTGGGCAGCGCCCGGGTCCTCCCGGCCCGGCTGCTGGAATCAGGCTTCCGCTTCGCCTTCCCGGAGATCGACGGGGCGATCCGGGCCGCACTGTGA
- a CDS encoding NAD(P)/FAD-dependent oxidoreductase has protein sequence MLEPAYQADVVVVGAGIAGLAAAHRLTSAGVTTTVLEAAHAVGGRMATEKVDGFRLDRIGQLLSTACPELRRTPGLDGLALLPFAPGVLLHSEGRHHRAGAPAGTRSARSALHAVRALASAPRAIPAPRRPLSAAGSPGRSAPAPRPRVGAPLGTPVDQARLGAALTRLASTPAERLLARPELSAARALAVRGLPVRTIDGFLRPLLAALLSDPDLTTSSRCADLALRSFAGGRLALPAGGAEALPELLARVLPPGTVRTGVRVTSVATNAVTTAEHGVIRCRAVLVATDARAAGELLPGLRVPAFHPVTVVHHTTDEPPATGASLLLDADRGGPVAHTAVSSHVDPSRAPAGRTLVSSTVLGPLPPDVDTAVRLHLSRLYGTSTTRWETLAVHHTPEAVPAMRPPHDLRRPVRLLAGLYVCGDHRDTSTVQGALHSGHRASSAILSDLGAGRPMHAAEPVPTARAA, from the coding sequence GTGCTTGAGCCCGCGTACCAGGCGGACGTCGTCGTCGTGGGGGCCGGAATCGCCGGACTCGCCGCGGCGCATCGGCTGACCAGCGCAGGAGTGACGACCACGGTCCTGGAGGCCGCCCACGCGGTGGGCGGCCGGATGGCGACGGAGAAGGTCGACGGCTTCCGGCTCGACAGAATCGGACAGCTGCTGTCCACGGCCTGTCCCGAACTGCGCCGCACCCCCGGGCTGGACGGCCTCGCTCTGCTGCCCTTCGCCCCCGGGGTCCTGCTGCACAGCGAGGGCCGTCACCATCGCGCGGGCGCCCCGGCGGGCACACGGAGCGCGAGGAGCGCACTCCACGCCGTGCGCGCCCTCGCGAGCGCCCCCCGCGCGATTCCCGCGCCCCGGCGCCCGCTCTCCGCGGCCGGGTCCCCCGGGCGGTCCGCACCGGCGCCGCGCCCCCGCGTGGGCGCCCCACTCGGCACCCCCGTCGACCAGGCCCGGCTCGGCGCCGCGCTGACCCGTCTCGCGAGCACCCCCGCCGAACGGCTGCTGGCCCGCCCCGAGCTCTCCGCGGCCCGGGCGCTGGCGGTCCGCGGGCTGCCGGTTCGCACGATCGACGGCTTCCTGCGCCCCCTGCTCGCCGCCCTGCTGAGCGACCCGGACCTGACCACCTCCAGCCGGTGCGCCGACCTCGCCCTGCGCTCCTTCGCCGGCGGGCGGCTCGCGCTGCCCGCCGGTGGCGCGGAGGCGCTGCCCGAGCTGCTGGCGCGGGTCCTGCCGCCGGGCACGGTGCGCACGGGCGTCCGGGTCACCTCGGTCGCCACCAACGCCGTGACCACCGCCGAACACGGTGTCATCCGCTGCCGGGCCGTCCTGGTGGCGACCGACGCCCGCGCCGCGGGCGAGTTGCTGCCCGGCCTGCGGGTGCCGGCCTTCCACCCGGTGACGGTGGTGCACCACACGACGGACGAACCACCGGCGACCGGCGCGTCCCTCCTGCTCGACGCGGACCGCGGCGGGCCGGTCGCCCACACGGCCGTGTCCAGTCACGTGGACCCGTCCCGCGCGCCGGCGGGGCGCACCCTCGTCTCGTCGACGGTCCTCGGGCCGCTCCCGCCCGACGTCGACACGGCCGTGCGCCTCCACCTCTCCCGCCTCTACGGCACCTCCACCACCCGCTGGGAGACCCTCGCCGTGCACCACACGCCGGAGGCGGTCCCCGCGATGCGCCCACCGCACGACCTGCGCAGGCCGGTACGACTGCTGGCCGGCCTGTACGTGTGCGGCGACCACCGCGACACCAGCACCGTCCAGGGGGCCCTGCACTCCGGCCACCGGGCCTCCTCGGCGATCCTGTCGGACCTGGGGGCGGGGCGGCCGATGCACGCCGCGGAGCCCGTGCCGACGGCCCGCGCCGCGTAG